DNA from Brassica napus cultivar Da-Ae chromosome C4, Da-Ae, whole genome shotgun sequence:
taaacgatattaatatTCCCAAAATACGAAAGCAAATCAGGTTCTTTGCCCTACGAAGTTCGAAAAAGctagaggaggaggaagaagatggcGCATAGAATACTCAGAGATCACGACGCCGATGGCTGGGAACGCGCTGACTTCCCCATCATCTGCGAGTCTTGTCTCGGCGACAATCCTTATGTCCGAATGGTAATTCATCTTTTTATCTCCTCCAACAAATTCGATTTAATTATTCGGAATTTCGATTGATTACTTTGTGTCTGATACTTTATATGCTTCATGTTTTGTGgttgttgttattgttattGTTCAGACAAAATCTGATTACGACAAAGAGTGCAAGATCTGCACCCGACCGTTCACCGTATTCAGGTGGCGCCCCGGCCGCGACGCTAGGTACAAGAAAACCGAAGTCTGTCAGACATGCTGCAAGCTCAAGAACGTGTGCCAAGTCTGTCTCCTGGATCTCGAGTATGGTCTTCCCGTTCAGGCCAGAGACACGGCCCTCAACATCAGCACTCATGATTCCATCCCCAAAAGCGATGTCAACAGAGAGTTCTTCGCCGAAGAGCATGATCGAAAGGTATCATCACTCTCTCTGTCTTCAAGGCTCTCACATTTTTTGTAACAGCTTGTTGATAAcatgagtttgttttttttttaattatgtagaCGAGAGCTGGATTAGATTATGAGTCTTCTTTTGGAAAGATTCGTCCTAATGATACCATTCGTATGCTTCAAAGAACGACGCCGTATTACAAGAGGAACCGAGCGCATATTTGTAGTTTCTTTATTAGGGGAGAGTGTACTAGAGGTGAAGAATGTCCTTACCGCCACGAGATGCCTGAGACAGGAGAGTTATCCCAGCAGAACATTAAAGACCGTTACTATGGGTATAACCAAACtactttcttttcattttcttctattaagttttaaagcaatgttctaaaaatcgcgGTGGTTAGGCTTCTTATAGTGTTTAGGCAGGTAGGCGGGTGCCTAGGCCGATTTTTAAAACACTGGTTTAAAGTATATAAGTTTTCTAAATTGCATTTAATATTTGCAGTGTGAACGATCCAGTGGCGTTGAAGTTACTTGGGAAGGCAGGTGAGATGGGCACATTGGAAACTCCAGACGATCAAAGCATCAAGACGCTTTACGTCGGCGGGCTAAACTCTCGAGTCCTTGAGCAAGACATAAGAGATCAGTTCTACGCATACGGAGAGATCGAGTCCATCAGAATCTTGGCGGAGAAAGCGTGTGCCTTTGTCACGTACACGACCAGAGAAGGAGCGGAGAAAGCTGCTGAAGAGCTCAGCAACAAGCTAGTTGTCAACGGTCAGAGGCTTAAAATCTCTTGGGGAAGACCTCAAGCTCCCAGAACTGATCCAGATGGCGGCGGCTCGCAGCAGCAAGGCGGTGTGGCTCATACTGGATTGCTGCCTCGTGCTGTGTTATCTCAGCAGCATAATCAACCTCCACCGATGCAGCAGTACTATATGCACCCGCCACCACCACAACAACCTCATCAGGACAGACCCTTTTACCCGTCGATGGACCCTCAGAGAATGGGTGCAGTCACTTCGTCTCAAGACAGTGGTGATAACAGAATGCCTCCACATGGGCATTATCAGCAGCACCAGCCGTACCCGCCACAGCCATATGGAGGGTATATGCAACAGCCTTACCAGCAGCATCCTCCTTACCACCATGGCCCACCACAAGCTGCTCATCCTTATCCGCAACAGCAACAACAGCCGGGTACTGGTTCAAGGCCTAACCCTCCTCCTCCAAGCTCAGTCTCTGCTCCACCACCTGAATCTGTGTCTCATGCACCATCAGGGTCCTCTTCTCAGCAATCTGCTGAGGCTGCTGTTACTGGTACGTCCCAGTAGAAACCGTTGCCGGTTTATTCGAATTTTtgcttttgttatttaaatagACTCCAATGTAACGACAATTCCTGTTCAGCAATGTGTTGCTGTTGAATTTTATGACGAGAGTAATagaagagaactttttcagtttttgttgactgtgtaattatttttatatagctGAACTTCTACATTGACGTTGACCGAACCTATCCGCAAAAGGTTTTATCTTGTATAAACTATATACAAGGGTTTTAGTTTAACAACCCGAAAGGAGAAGATGACTGAACAAGTCCCAAAGCCATAGTAGTGAAACAATTTAAAGATCATCTTTCTGAAAGTGTATAGAAAACAAACATGTACGAGTGCGTGCG
Protein-coding regions in this window:
- the LOC106446975 gene encoding zinc finger CCCH domain-containing protein 25 → MAHRILRDHDADGWERADFPIICESCLGDNPYVRMTKSDYDKECKICTRPFTVFRWRPGRDARYKKTEVCQTCCKLKNVCQVCLLDLEYGLPVQARDTALNISTHDSIPKSDVNREFFAEEHDRKTRAGLDYESSFGKIRPNDTIRMLQRTTPYYKRNRAHICSFFIRGECTRGEECPYRHEMPETGELSQQNIKDRYYGVNDPVALKLLGKAGEMGTLETPDDQSIKTLYVGGLNSRVLEQDIRDQFYAYGEIESIRILAEKACAFVTYTTREGAEKAAEELSNKLVVNGQRLKISWGRPQAPRTDPDGGGSQQQGGVAHTGLLPRAVLSQQHNQPPPMQQYYMHPPPPQQPHQDRPFYPSMDPQRMGAVTSSQDSGDNRMPPHGHYQQHQPYPPQPYGGYMQQPYQQHPPYHHGPPQAAHPYPQQQQQPGTGSRPNPPPPSSVSAPPPESVSHAPSGSSSQQSAEAAVTGTSQ